One genomic window of Psychrobacillus sp. INOP01 includes the following:
- a CDS encoding SEC-C metal-binding domain-containing protein: MTGRNDPCPCNSGKKYKACCLKNENIISIDEEVDKELQQVLQNFFHAHPTKMETNEIYEWIGDREEYLSDRFENDKVSAIMGDCYYFNHRVDIWQMHLERESAKSKRPRVQTVLEGWMNPEVILGTISQIHNNRAEVLDVFSKEKVVIEISNPFEGGVGDFIFGYFLLDSRHRERYFQLLNSLIVFPAKNESLVERVKVLYNSSKCHSVADFYKKYIIECYVILGDKETAIEELFSEDELDVISILHSSLVEMDVKSDKLMYIFIEFIQRKGIPKSIKKPAALVAGALQFGMLNSIIPYIWTKKEISTFLEVSPSTANKYEGLFTDFYDDEISKEDLTQNTVFAFEAGTDANQVEFSNWKMGMHLSKVSIKNEKEMSRYIDIYKNKEYNPEDNKEASQKYAYEAYISTDLMERGRLASIAYARDPQNIDAILLKVDYTEETDQSALFDEAIRIGEKQFDPNFESNWGYLPNRPYLRAMFKYGLWCFEQKQFKEAFNLFNTILQVNPSDHQGVRYPAAATLIALNRLEEAESLMSHYQDSDNAFFSWFRWTIEKKKSFFSKETQDAYELAIEDNAYVANYYRIKAPVLPYPNSIAITPDSPEEGKVIWTLLQPII; encoded by the coding sequence ATGACTGGCAGAAATGACCCTTGTCCATGTAATAGTGGAAAAAAATATAAAGCTTGTTGTCTAAAGAATGAAAATATCATTTCAATAGACGAAGAAGTAGATAAAGAATTACAACAAGTGCTACAAAACTTTTTTCATGCTCACCCTACTAAAATGGAAACAAACGAAATTTATGAATGGATTGGTGACAGAGAGGAGTACTTATCGGACCGCTTCGAAAATGATAAAGTGAGTGCCATTATGGGAGATTGTTATTACTTCAATCATCGTGTAGATATTTGGCAAATGCATTTAGAACGAGAATCTGCCAAATCGAAAAGACCACGAGTTCAAACTGTTCTAGAAGGATGGATGAATCCAGAAGTAATTCTTGGAACTATTTCACAAATCCATAATAATAGAGCTGAAGTATTGGATGTATTTTCGAAAGAAAAAGTAGTAATTGAAATATCCAATCCATTCGAAGGTGGAGTGGGAGACTTTATTTTCGGATATTTTCTATTAGACTCCAGGCATCGCGAGCGATACTTTCAATTATTAAATTCGTTAATCGTATTCCCAGCGAAAAATGAATCATTAGTTGAACGTGTGAAGGTTTTGTATAACAGTAGTAAGTGTCATTCAGTCGCAGATTTTTATAAAAAATATATTATTGAATGTTATGTAATCTTAGGAGATAAAGAAACTGCCATCGAGGAGCTATTTAGCGAAGATGAGCTGGATGTTATTTCTATTTTACATAGTAGTTTAGTAGAAATGGATGTCAAAAGTGATAAGCTTATGTACATCTTTATCGAATTTATCCAAAGAAAAGGTATTCCAAAGAGTATTAAGAAACCTGCTGCGTTAGTGGCAGGAGCTTTGCAATTTGGTATGCTAAATTCAATCATACCATATATATGGACAAAAAAGGAAATCTCCACATTTTTAGAGGTATCACCTAGTACCGCGAACAAATATGAAGGATTATTCACAGATTTTTATGATGATGAAATTTCAAAAGAAGACCTAACTCAGAATACTGTTTTTGCGTTTGAAGCTGGAACAGATGCAAACCAAGTAGAGTTTTCAAACTGGAAAATGGGTATGCATCTCAGTAAAGTTTCTATTAAAAACGAGAAAGAGATGAGTAGATATATAGATATTTACAAAAACAAAGAATATAATCCCGAAGATAATAAAGAAGCATCACAAAAATATGCGTATGAAGCGTATATTTCAACCGATTTAATGGAAAGAGGGAGACTGGCTTCTATTGCTTATGCGCGTGATCCCCAGAACATTGATGCGATATTGTTAAAAGTAGATTATACAGAAGAAACAGATCAATCTGCTCTATTTGATGAAGCTATACGTATTGGTGAAAAGCAGTTTGATCCAAATTTTGAGTCCAATTGGGGTTATTTACCGAATAGACCTTATTTAAGAGCGATGTTCAAATACGGATTATGGTGTTTTGAACAGAAACAATTCAAAGAGGCGTTCAACCTATTCAATACAATACTACAAGTAAATCCATCTGATCATCAAGGCGTACGATATCCTGCAGCTGCAACATTAATCGCTTTAAACAGATTAGAGGAAGCAGAGAGCCTAATGAGTCATTACCAAGATTCAGATAATGCGTTTTTTAGCTGGTTCCGTTGGACAATAGAGAAAAAGAAAAGCTTCTTTTCCAAAGAAACACAGGATGCTTACGAATTGGCTATTGAGGATAATGCATATGTAGCGAACTATTATCGTATAAAAGCACCAGTTTTACCGTATCCAAATTCTATTGCTATTACTCCAGACAGTCCCGAAGAAGGGAAAGTAATTTGGACATTATTGCAGCCAATAATTTAG
- a CDS encoding CaiB/BaiF CoA-transferase family protein: MEQALKGMKVLDLSQVLAGPYCTMVLADMGADVIKVEKYPNGDDTRSMGPYINEESYMYMMVNRNKRGLCLNLKTDQGLEVLYKLIKEADVFIENYRPGVTKKLRIDYDTLKAINPALIYCSISGYGQTGPYKDKGGYDIMAQGLSGLIDMTGEKAGNPVKVGIAIHDIAAAQTAIQSILSAYIYRLKKGIGQYIDVSLVDSGLAWTVWEAAAYFGKGEVPQRNGTAHRVSAPYQGYKTQDGFILIGAGNQKLWENFCLLVVHKPEWLTDERFLTNSIRAKNASQLEIEIEEVLSEHPSSYWLELLDAGGVPSGPIYSYDQTLNDEHILSREMILDYEHPVAGAMKTIGFPAKFSETPGQIRHAAPLLGQHNKEILTELGYTEDEVQTFMSDKIMNR; encoded by the coding sequence ATGGAGCAAGCATTAAAAGGTATGAAAGTACTTGATTTATCACAGGTTCTCGCTGGACCCTATTGCACGATGGTTTTAGCAGATATGGGTGCAGACGTTATTAAAGTGGAAAAATATCCAAATGGTGATGACACTAGAAGCATGGGGCCATATATAAACGAAGAAAGCTATATGTATATGATGGTAAATCGTAATAAACGCGGGTTATGTCTGAATTTAAAGACAGATCAAGGTCTAGAGGTACTTTATAAACTCATTAAAGAAGCGGATGTTTTTATAGAAAATTATCGTCCAGGTGTTACGAAGAAACTTAGAATTGATTATGATACGTTGAAAGCTATAAATCCGGCTTTGATCTATTGTTCTATTTCCGGTTATGGTCAAACAGGACCATATAAAGATAAGGGTGGCTATGATATTATGGCCCAAGGACTTTCTGGACTGATAGATATGACTGGAGAAAAAGCTGGAAATCCTGTCAAAGTAGGTATTGCAATACATGACATAGCAGCTGCACAAACAGCCATCCAATCTATTTTATCCGCCTATATTTATCGTTTGAAAAAAGGCATAGGACAATATATTGACGTCTCCCTAGTAGATTCGGGTCTAGCATGGACTGTGTGGGAAGCAGCAGCCTATTTTGGTAAAGGTGAAGTACCCCAAAGAAATGGCACAGCACATCGTGTTTCTGCACCCTATCAAGGCTATAAAACACAGGATGGATTTATCCTTATTGGTGCAGGAAATCAGAAGCTTTGGGAAAATTTTTGCCTACTCGTTGTCCATAAACCAGAATGGCTAACGGACGAACGATTTTTAACAAATAGTATTAGAGCAAAAAATGCTAGTCAACTTGAAATAGAAATAGAGGAAGTATTAAGCGAACACCCCTCCTCCTACTGGCTAGAGTTATTAGATGCTGGTGGCGTCCCTTCTGGACCTATTTATTCGTATGATCAGACGTTGAATGATGAACATATACTATCGAGAGAAATGATATTAGATTACGAGCATCCTGTAGCAGGAGCGATGAAAACAATTGGTTTTCCAGCTAAATTCTCAGAAACACCCGGGCAAATCAGACACGCAGCTCCTCTGCTTGGTCAGCATAACAAAGAAATTCTTACTGAGCTTGGATACACAGAAGACGAAGTACAGACATTTATGTCCGATAAAATCATGAATAGGTAA
- a CDS encoding alpha-hydroxy-acid oxidizing protein, translating to MSTNDLLLKNIEANIQYPINFAELEEAAKQTLEPGPFGYIRSSAGGEETYRKNTDSFLKYSIIPRFLTDVSTLNTEVTILGHTYPHPLFIAPVGVNKIAHEDGELAVSKAAAKFRFPYIQSTVSSYSIEEIAAETKGSSKWFQLYWSSQNKEISFSMVKRAEAAGYEAIVLTVDTTMLGWREEDVRNQYSPLKRGFGQGNYASDPVFMASLVDHSQETIVNNIIENIYHPTLNWTNISELREHTTLPILIKGILHPEDAKLAIEKGIDGIIVSNHGGRQLDGVIASIDALPEVVRVVNGQIPVLFDSGIRRGSDAVKALALGATAVCIGRPVIWGLASGGESGVERVLENFLQETRVSISLSGARNLEEVKKLQLFKD from the coding sequence ATGTCCACTAATGATTTATTATTAAAAAATATCGAGGCGAACATCCAATATCCGATTAATTTTGCCGAATTAGAAGAAGCCGCAAAGCAAACATTAGAACCCGGTCCTTTCGGGTACATTCGTTCTTCTGCTGGTGGTGAAGAAACCTACAGAAAAAATACGGATTCCTTTTTAAAGTACTCCATCATTCCCCGTTTTTTAACGGATGTATCTACTTTAAATACAGAGGTAACTATTTTAGGACATACATATCCCCACCCCCTTTTCATTGCCCCTGTTGGTGTGAATAAAATAGCCCATGAAGACGGCGAATTAGCTGTTTCCAAAGCAGCTGCAAAATTTAGATTTCCATATATTCAAAGTACGGTGTCCAGCTATTCTATAGAGGAAATTGCCGCTGAAACAAAAGGTAGTTCAAAATGGTTCCAATTATATTGGTCCTCTCAAAATAAAGAAATCTCCTTTAGTATGGTAAAAAGAGCTGAAGCAGCAGGCTATGAAGCAATTGTATTAACAGTCGATACAACGATGCTTGGTTGGCGAGAGGAAGACGTTCGCAATCAATACTCTCCATTAAAACGTGGTTTCGGACAAGGAAACTATGCATCAGATCCAGTATTTATGGCATCATTGGTTGATCATTCTCAAGAAACTATCGTAAATAATATTATAGAAAATATATACCATCCTACTTTAAATTGGACGAACATTTCAGAGTTACGTGAGCATACAACTTTACCAATTCTAATAAAGGGTATACTTCACCCTGAGGACGCTAAACTTGCAATCGAAAAAGGAATAGACGGAATAATTGTTTCTAATCATGGAGGTCGTCAATTAGATGGGGTTATTGCGAGCATCGATGCCCTTCCAGAAGTAGTTCGAGTAGTAAATGGACAAATTCCTGTTTTATTCGATAGTGGAATAAGAAGAGGTTCTGACGCAGTAAAGGCTTTAGCACTTGGAGCAACTGCAGTTTGTATAGGGCGACCTGTAATTTGGGGGTTAGCATCTGGTGGTGAAAGCGGTGTGGAAAGAGTTTTAGAGAACTTTTTACAAGAGACCCGAGTTTCCATTTCATTGAGCGGTGCTCGTAATTTAGAAGAAGTAAAGAAACTTCAACTATTTAAAGATTAA
- a CDS encoding enoyl-CoA hydratase/isomerase family protein codes for MTNLLYVERNGSIATLVFNRADKKNSFSLAMFKQLGELLDELEKDHQVKLLILKGADETAFSSGADITEFLEIRFSAQKAKDYNDATLESIEKLYRFPKPTIALIKTLAIGGGLELANSCDFRFASSGSKLGITAANIGIIYNLVSTKRLVNLIGPTKAKELLYTAKLITAEEGKEIGLIDYVYPMEVLEEKCLEFAGQIIRKSSVANNGIKQVIQAIIDGDNEETKEIEELILESFSSDDYKEGIQAFLEKRKPNFS; via the coding sequence ATGACAAATCTATTATATGTAGAGCGCAATGGTTCTATTGCGACTCTTGTCTTTAATCGAGCGGATAAGAAGAATTCATTCTCCCTCGCTATGTTTAAACAATTAGGTGAATTATTGGATGAACTGGAGAAAGATCATCAAGTTAAACTATTAATACTTAAAGGAGCGGATGAAACTGCATTCTCCTCTGGTGCAGATATAACTGAGTTTCTAGAAATTCGCTTCTCTGCCCAAAAAGCAAAGGATTATAATGATGCTACACTTGAATCTATTGAAAAATTATATCGGTTCCCTAAACCTACCATTGCACTCATCAAGACGTTAGCCATTGGTGGTGGATTAGAACTTGCTAATTCCTGCGACTTCCGATTCGCATCTTCGGGTAGTAAACTTGGCATAACCGCTGCAAACATAGGCATTATTTATAATCTTGTTAGTACAAAACGTTTAGTAAATCTCATCGGACCTACAAAAGCAAAAGAGTTGTTATATACAGCAAAACTAATTACAGCCGAAGAAGGAAAAGAAATCGGCTTAATTGACTATGTTTATCCGATGGAAGTTTTAGAGGAAAAATGTCTGGAGTTTGCTGGTCAAATTATTCGTAAGTCTTCCGTTGCCAATAATGGTATTAAACAAGTAATCCAAGCAATTATTGATGGAGATAACGAAGAAACAAAAGAGATTGAGGAGCTTATCTTAGAATCCTTTAGCTCCGATGACTATAAAGAAGGCATCCAAGCATTTTTAGAAAAAAGAAAACCAAATTTCTCTTAA
- a CDS encoding methionine ABC transporter permease encodes MSRIDQFIEQWLPIIGESVVQTFQMVGISLFFSVLIGIPLGILIVLTRPGQALENKIVYQLSNLIINIVRSVPFIILLFFILPFTRMIVGTTIGVQGVIVPLVIYTAPYIARLMESALLEVENGVIEAYTAMGISTRAIIWNVLLREARPSIILGLTISTVSLIGATAMAGMVGAGGLGDLAYRFGHLRYEVDVMYATVVILIILVQSIQSIGNRIAASIKKD; translated from the coding sequence ATGAGTAGAATTGATCAATTTATAGAACAATGGCTACCGATTATCGGCGAATCTGTTGTACAAACATTTCAAATGGTTGGTATTTCCCTATTTTTCTCTGTATTAATCGGGATTCCATTAGGTATCTTAATTGTCCTAACTAGACCTGGCCAGGCATTAGAAAACAAAATTGTTTATCAATTAAGTAATTTGATAATAAATATTGTACGCTCCGTTCCTTTCATTATTTTACTATTTTTCATACTTCCTTTTACAAGAATGATTGTAGGTACAACGATTGGTGTGCAAGGAGTTATCGTACCATTAGTAATTTACACTGCTCCGTATATTGCTAGACTTATGGAATCTGCCCTGCTAGAAGTGGAAAACGGTGTGATTGAGGCATACACTGCGATGGGTATTAGTACACGCGCCATCATTTGGAATGTCTTACTTCGTGAAGCCCGCCCTTCTATTATTTTAGGATTAACCATTTCAACCGTCAGTTTAATCGGTGCTACAGCAATGGCTGGTATGGTTGGTGCAGGTGGTTTAGGTGACTTAGCATATCGTTTTGGACATTTACGTTATGAAGTTGATGTTATGTATGCGACAGTAGTAATTTTAATCATCCTTGTACAAAGTATCCAATCTATCGGGAACCGTATCGCAGCTAGTATTAAAAAAGATTAG
- a CDS encoding methionine ABC transporter ATP-binding protein, whose translation MIVLENVSKEFNSKSGTVKAVKQVNIQVNKGEIHGVIGYSGAGKSTLIRCVNLLEKPTEGKVFINGVELTSLPLPKLRETRNKIGMIFQGFNLLKTATVYDNIAIPLKLLGYNKTEVKKRVEQYLEIVGLTDKHTNYPTQLSGGQKQRVAIARALAQEPEVLLSDEATSALDPETTDSILELLLKINRELGITILLITHEMNVIQKICDHVYVMENGEIVEQDTAINLFTKPTHPTTKKFLNTISQRNLSSSLISQLNVTGAVTRLTFVGESTGKPLLAEVSQKFHVQPNILTANIIELKNGIVGNIVVHLIGEKEQVRSAIHYLESQGVATEELEGQSNE comes from the coding sequence ATGATTGTATTAGAAAATGTCTCGAAAGAGTTTAATAGCAAGAGTGGAACAGTAAAAGCAGTGAAGCAAGTAAACATTCAGGTGAATAAAGGAGAAATCCACGGAGTCATTGGATATAGTGGTGCTGGTAAAAGTACGCTAATTCGATGCGTAAATTTACTTGAAAAACCTACGGAAGGAAAAGTTTTCATTAACGGAGTAGAACTTACTTCCCTCCCACTTCCTAAACTGCGTGAAACCCGCAATAAAATCGGCATGATTTTTCAAGGATTTAATCTATTAAAAACAGCAACTGTTTATGATAATATCGCCATACCACTAAAGCTGCTTGGCTATAATAAAACCGAAGTAAAAAAACGAGTGGAACAATATTTAGAAATAGTTGGATTAACTGACAAGCATACGAACTATCCTACCCAGTTATCTGGTGGTCAAAAGCAGCGGGTCGCAATTGCCCGTGCACTAGCACAGGAACCCGAAGTATTACTAAGTGATGAAGCAACAAGCGCACTAGACCCGGAAACAACTGACTCCATTTTAGAATTACTTCTAAAGATTAATCGCGAATTAGGAATCACCATACTTTTAATCACGCATGAAATGAATGTCATTCAAAAAATTTGTGATCATGTATATGTCATGGAAAATGGAGAAATTGTTGAACAAGATACAGCCATTAATCTTTTCACCAAACCTACCCACCCTACTACTAAAAAGTTTTTAAATACAATCAGTCAGCGTAATTTATCTTCCTCTTTGATTTCTCAGCTTAATGTTACGGGTGCAGTTACTCGCTTAACATTTGTCGGGGAAAGCACTGGAAAACCATTATTAGCAGAAGTTAGTCAGAAATTCCATGTTCAGCCTAACATTTTAACTGCCAATATTATCGAACTGAAGAATGGTATCGTTGGAAATATTGTCGTTCACTTAATTGGGGAAAAAGAACAGGTTAGAAGTGCTATCCACTATTTAGAATCACAGGGTGTAGCAACAGAAGAACTGGAGGGACAATCTAATGAGTAG